TTCAAGAAACACAAAATCAATCTCGGCTTGATTGGTTTAGGGCGCTTGGGAAAAGTCTATGCCCGCGATCTTGCGCATCGCATTCCGCACGCGCGTTTGATCGCAGTCGCGGACAGTGCCGCTGAGACGGCGCAGCAGGTTGCCGCGGAGTTTGAAGTACCGAAATGGTATGCGGATTCTTATGCTTTGCTTGAGGATAACGAAATCGACGCGGTTGTCATTGTTACGCCCACGCACACGCACAAAGAATTGGTGATTGCTGCCGCACAACAACAGAAGGCGATCTTTTGCGAGAAACCCTTGTCCTTATCGCTCGCGGAATCGCTGGAGATAAAACAAATTCTCCATCAAACCGGCGCATTTTTTCAAATGGGATTTATGCGCCGCTTTGATCGAGGTTATGTTGCCGCCAAAGAAAAAATATTGCGCGGAGAAATCGGCACGCCGGTGGTGTTTCGCGCCACCAGCCGCGATCCCTTTCGCCCGAGCTTGGAATATGCCAATCCCAAAAGCAGCGGCGGCCTCATCATCGACATGGGCATTCACGATTTCGATCTGGCGCGCTGGTTCATGGGCGAAATTCAAACAACTTACGCTATTGGCGGCGTGCTGGCTTATCCTGAAATGAAAACTGTCGGCGATGTCGACAACGCCATCATCAGCCTGACTTTTGTGGACGGTCGGCTTGGCGTGATCGATCTCAGCCGCAACGGCGTTTACGGCTATGACATTGCCACCGAGTTGCTGGGCACCAACGGTACCCTGCGCATCGGCTATTTGCGTGAAACCCCGGTAACGGTGATGACCAAAGACAACATTGCGCATGACACGGTGCCGTTTTTTATGGAGAGATTTGCCGGCGCTTATGTGGCACAATTGGAAGATTTTGTGGACAACCTGAGGTATGATCGGCAGCCGCCAGTGACGATTGATGACGGCATCGCAGCGCTGCGCGCGGCGCTGGCGGCCACGCAATCCCTGCATTCCCAACAGCCGCTCGCCGTCACATCAGTAACAGCCGCGTAAAATGGATTCTCTCAAGGATGCGACAATGTTGAAGAGAATCGCATAAGGCGTTCTTCGATGCGCCATTGATCAACAATTATCCAAATGCAAGAATCGAGACGATCACGCCATCGCCTTCGTTCTCAACTCCGCTCACAGTCTACTCCTTCAACCCCGCTGCCATAATCCCACTGATGTAGTATTTTTGTAACGCAATAAAAATGATCATCACCGGCAGAACCGTGATCACCGCGCCGGCCATCATGAGCTCGGTGTCTTGCACATGCTCGCCGGTGAGGTTGGCAAGCGCCACCGGTAAGGTGTACATTGAATCGTCGGTCAACACGATTAGCGGCCAGAGGAAATCGTTCCACGTGCCCATAAACGTGAAGATGGCAAGCGTGATGAGGATGGGCTTGCACAGCGGCAGAATCACCGACCAATAAATGCGAAAATCACTCGAGCCGTCCAGGCGCGCAGCTTCGATAAAGCTGTCGGGAATCGACAGTGCAAATTGTCGAATGAGAAAAATGCCGTAAATTGTCGCCATGCCCGCCACGATCACGCCGAGATACGTGTTGATCAATCCCACTTTGTTCAACATGAGAAACAGCGGCAGCGTTGTCACTTGCGCCGGAATCACCATCTCTGCCACGAGAAAGCGAAAAAGCCGGTCTCTTCCCGGAAAACGGTATTTGGCAAACGCATATCCTGCCATCGAATTGAAGAACAGCGAAATCAGCGTCACCGTCACGCTGATGATGACGCTGTTGAGCAAATAGCGCCACAGATGAAGCCGGGTGAAAAGCGTATAGTAATGTTCGAAAGTGAATTTGGCGGGCAGCAACTGGGGCGGGAAATTGCTGGCTTCTCCCGTGCTCATGAACGAGGCAGAAACCATCCACAACGCGGGCGTCAATGTGACAATAGCAATGATAATCGCCAGGGTGATCAGCACGATTTTGCTGATATTTTTCATCATGCCTCCCCTCGCTTTTGCAGCCGAGACTGAATCAGAGATCCCAACAGAATCACGCCAAAAAGCACGAAGGCAATTGCGGCGGAGTAACCCAAATTCCACCAACGAAAGCCTTGCTGATACATAAGCAGCACGATGCTCAACGTGCTGTTCACCGGCCCGCCTTGCGTCATGACATAAGGCTCGGTGAAGAGTTGAAAGTTGCCGATCATCGCGATGATGCTTACGAACACGGTGGTCGGGGCCAGCATCGGTAGCGTGATGCTCTTGAATTGCTGCCAGGTATCCGCGCCGTCCATGCGCGCGGCCTCATACAACTGTGTTGGAATATTCTGCAAGCCCGCGACGAAGATGATCATGTTGTAGCCGAAATTCTTCCAGATCGACATCAGGATAATCGCGGGCATGGCCCACACCGGATCCCCCAGCCAGTCAATCGGCGCGATGCCGAAAAAACTCAGCGCGTAATTCAACAAACCAAATCGCGGATGATATAGAAAACGCCACACGACGGCCACTGCCACCAGGGTGGTCACCACGGGCGCAAAATACACGGTTTGAAAAAAACTCCGGAAGCGCACCAGTTTGGAATTCAGCAACAGTGCCGTGCCAAGTGAAGCAGCGATGGAGAGTGGGCCGCCGATCAATACGTAGTAGAACGTATTGGCCATCGACTTCCAAAACAACGGATCATCGAGAAGCTGGCGATAGTTTTTGAGGCCGACAAAGCGCGCGTATTCGAAATTTCCCAACGAATAAATGTCAAAATCCGTGAAGCTCAAAAGGAAAGCCGCCAGTGCAGGCACGAAGAAAAAAACAAAAATCGGAATAAGCGCCGGCGCGAGAAAGAAATAAGCGGCGCGGCGAATGCTTTTGATCTCGCCGCTGAGTGAATGAGCGGGCAGGGCGCTGTTGACCGGCTTTGCTTGCGAATTCATTTTTGCTCCAGCATCCACCGCCGTTTTTCCAGGATGAGATTGACCTCGCGATCCAGCGCTGCCAACACTTCGGACACGGGTTTTTGTTGCAATGAAGCAACCTCCGCGTACTGCTGCACTTTCATGGCAATCTGTTCCCACTCCGGAATTTTTGGCGTGGGCACGACATGCTCGAGCTGGTCGTAGAACGCCTTAACGTAGATGTTGTTCGTGAATGAAGTATCCTGCCAAGCCTCGCGCACTGCCGGCAAATCACCGGTGATCCGGTAAAATTCCAGTTGTGTTTGCGCTTGCGAAAGATATTCGATGAGTTTCC
The genomic region above belongs to Cytophagia bacterium CHB2 and contains:
- the iolG gene encoding inositol 2-dehydrogenase; translation: MSEFKKHKINLGLIGLGRLGKVYARDLAHRIPHARLIAVADSAAETAQQVAAEFEVPKWYADSYALLEDNEIDAVVIVTPTHTHKELVIAAAQQQKAIFCEKPLSLSLAESLEIKQILHQTGAFFQMGFMRRFDRGYVAAKEKILRGEIGTPVVFRATSRDPFRPSLEYANPKSSGGLIIDMGIHDFDLARWFMGEIQTTYAIGGVLAYPEMKTVGDVDNAIISLTFVDGRLGVIDLSRNGVYGYDIATELLGTNGTLRIGYLRETPVTVMTKDNIAHDTVPFFMERFAGAYVAQLEDFVDNLRYDRQPPVTIDDGIAALRAALAATQSLHSQQPLAVTSVTAA
- a CDS encoding carbohydrate ABC transporter permease; this encodes MMKNISKIVLITLAIIIAIVTLTPALWMVSASFMSTGEASNFPPQLLPAKFTFEHYYTLFTRLHLWRYLLNSVIISVTVTLISLFFNSMAGYAFAKYRFPGRDRLFRFLVAEMVIPAQVTTLPLFLMLNKVGLINTYLGVIVAGMATIYGIFLIRQFALSIPDSFIEAARLDGSSDFRIYWSVILPLCKPILITLAIFTFMGTWNDFLWPLIVLTDDSMYTLPVALANLTGEHVQDTELMMAGAVITVLPVMIIFIALQKYYISGIMAAGLKE
- a CDS encoding sugar ABC transporter permease produces the protein MNSQAKPVNSALPAHSLSGEIKSIRRAAYFFLAPALIPIFVFFFVPALAAFLLSFTDFDIYSLGNFEYARFVGLKNYRQLLDDPLFWKSMANTFYYVLIGGPLSIAASLGTALLLNSKLVRFRSFFQTVYFAPVVTTLVAVAVVWRFLYHPRFGLLNYALSFFGIAPIDWLGDPVWAMPAIILMSIWKNFGYNMIIFVAGLQNIPTQLYEAARMDGADTWQQFKSITLPMLAPTTVFVSIIAMIGNFQLFTEPYVMTQGGPVNSTLSIVLLMYQQGFRWWNLGYSAAIAFVLFGVILLGSLIQSRLQKRGEA